From Mesotoga sp. BH458_6_3_2_1, one genomic window encodes:
- a CDS encoding MATE family efflux transporter, with protein MKRVNILNESMMSALLKLAWPAVLTMLFQTVYNMVDAYWLGKLGKIEISAPTIAWPAIFLLISIGGGLAVAGLALVSQNLGAGRKEEASHVAGQVISISLVVAVILGLLGAIFSEAVLKLLSIPPELLSVTNIYMRTIFLGAPFTFTMFTFNSLFTAIGDTKTPMYLMGFSVTVNAFLDPLLIFGIGFPRLEVFGAALATVISRGFVVIVATVILFKGKRGFKVNFRDLRPKWKTLARVLRIGLPSSAGQSITALAFLIITSMVAGFGSVATAALGVGNRITSLATMFSFGLSQATSSMVGQYLGAGRKNDAYSVVWKATGINVLIVGVICTGTFFFGKEVTAFFINDPLVLIEGEKYFRIVSFSIPVFASYNIFDMALRGSGHTIQSMILNITRLWGIRLPLIYFFGLSMGTTGIWYAMLASNLVISSAAAMVIFMKRWLKPVI; from the coding sequence ATGAAACGAGTCAATATTCTAAATGAAAGCATGATGAGCGCCCTTCTTAAACTCGCCTGGCCGGCGGTTCTTACCATGCTCTTCCAGACCGTTTACAATATGGTCGACGCTTACTGGCTCGGGAAGTTGGGGAAAATTGAGATCTCCGCTCCCACAATTGCTTGGCCTGCAATCTTCTTGCTGATCTCTATCGGTGGAGGGCTGGCAGTAGCGGGACTGGCTCTCGTCTCTCAAAATCTTGGGGCAGGAAGAAAGGAAGAGGCCTCTCATGTAGCCGGACAGGTGATTTCCATAAGCTTAGTTGTCGCAGTGATTCTAGGTCTTCTCGGTGCGATCTTTTCCGAGGCCGTATTGAAGCTTCTCAGTATTCCGCCAGAACTGCTTTCAGTAACCAATATATACATGAGAACGATCTTTCTAGGAGCTCCCTTCACCTTCACGATGTTCACTTTCAACTCACTCTTCACCGCTATCGGTGATACAAAAACACCGATGTACTTGATGGGTTTCTCTGTAACGGTAAATGCGTTTCTCGATCCTCTCTTGATATTCGGTATAGGCTTTCCGAGACTGGAGGTCTTCGGAGCCGCTCTCGCAACTGTAATATCAAGAGGATTTGTTGTGATCGTTGCGACAGTCATTCTATTCAAGGGAAAGAGAGGATTCAAAGTCAATTTCAGAGATCTGAGACCGAAGTGGAAGACTCTTGCCCGCGTCTTGAGGATAGGTCTCCCCTCCTCTGCCGGACAGTCTATAACGGCTCTCGCATTTCTAATAATCACTTCGATGGTTGCTGGCTTCGGTTCGGTGGCAACCGCTGCCCTGGGTGTGGGGAATAGGATAACATCACTTGCAACTATGTTCTCTTTCGGCCTTTCACAGGCAACGTCATCGATGGTCGGGCAGTATCTTGGCGCCGGAAGGAAGAATGATGCTTATTCAGTTGTATGGAAGGCGACCGGAATAAACGTGTTGATTGTTGGAGTGATCTGCACCGGTACGTTCTTCTTTGGGAAGGAAGTGACGGCTTTTTTCATCAATGACCCGCTTGTCTTGATTGAAGGAGAGAAGTACTTCAGAATAGTCTCCTTTTCAATACCGGTCTTCGCAAGTTACAACATCTTCGACATGGCTCTAAGAGGCTCGGGCCATACGATTCAGTCGATGATTCTCAATATCACCAGACTATGGGGAATACGCCTTCCCCTGATATACTTCTTCGGTCTGTCCATGGGAACCACAGGAATCTGGTACGCAATGCTGGCGAGCAATCTTGTGATTTCGTCTGCGGCAGCCATGGTTATCTTCATGAAGCGGTGGCTCAAACCGGTTATCTAG
- a CDS encoding ABC transporter substrate-binding protein, with protein sequence MRKLFVILSVVFLSVSALASIKVGAILPMTGGVAAFGQMIWQGVELANELFPGVLGEEIEIILLDNNSDKVQAVNTARRAIEQEGVVAIIGQVISSNTIAGGTVAEENGVAMVSPSSTNPLVTQDKKYVSRVCFSDPFQGVAAALLAFNNMGAENVAVFVDVEQDYAVGFANYFKETAIELGGSVFYEYYKSGDQDFTAQVSDAISKGAGAFFIPGYYQEIALIAIQARQLGFYDPIIAGDGAAVPETIEIGGDAVNGLYFTTHYDAGSPALTENAKLFVEAYTAKYGEAPGTFTALGFDTYLVVRDAIERAGSTDREAIAKAVRQTRDFPAVTGIITIDENGDAIKSVAIVKIENGKFVYDTTINP encoded by the coding sequence ATGAGAAAACTCTTTGTAATTCTTTCAGTTGTTTTTCTTTCCGTATCAGCACTTGCTTCAATTAAGGTGGGCGCCATTCTTCCAATGACCGGGGGCGTTGCAGCGTTCGGCCAGATGATCTGGCAGGGTGTGGAACTTGCAAACGAGCTGTTCCCGGGGGTCCTTGGAGAGGAAATCGAAATTATCTTGCTAGACAACAATTCCGATAAGGTTCAGGCTGTGAACACCGCACGTCGTGCTATCGAGCAGGAGGGGGTTGTTGCGATTATCGGGCAGGTAATAAGCTCGAATACGATTGCCGGGGGAACGGTGGCAGAAGAGAACGGAGTTGCGATGGTTTCACCAAGTTCAACAAATCCACTTGTAACTCAGGACAAAAAATACGTTTCCCGTGTCTGCTTCAGCGATCCTTTCCAGGGAGTGGCAGCTGCATTGTTGGCGTTCAACAATATGGGAGCGGAAAACGTCGCAGTCTTCGTAGATGTTGAGCAAGACTATGCCGTAGGATTTGCCAATTATTTTAAGGAGACTGCTATTGAACTCGGAGGGAGCGTTTTCTATGAGTATTACAAATCGGGAGATCAGGATTTCACTGCGCAGGTCTCTGACGCTATCTCCAAAGGAGCAGGCGCCTTCTTCATTCCAGGATACTATCAGGAGATCGCGCTCATAGCTATCCAGGCAAGACAGCTGGGTTTCTACGATCCAATAATTGCAGGTGACGGAGCAGCAGTTCCTGAAACTATTGAAATTGGCGGAGACGCTGTGAACGGATTGTATTTCACAACTCACTATGATGCGGGAAGTCCGGCGTTGACAGAGAATGCAAAGCTCTTTGTAGAAGCCTACACTGCAAAGTACGGTGAAGCGCCGGGAACATTCACTGCCCTCGGGTTTGACACATATTTGGTCGTCAGGGACGCAATAGAACGTGCGGGGAGCACAGATCGAGAAGCAATAGCCAAGGCTGTAAGACAGACAAGGGATTTTCCTGCCGTGACAGGGATAATCACAATCGATGAAAATGGTGATGCGATTAAGTCTGTTGCGATTGTGAAGATCGAAAACGGCAAGTTCGTCTACGATACAACGATCAATCCTTAA